The following proteins come from a genomic window of Bactrocera tryoni isolate S06 chromosome 1, CSIRO_BtryS06_freeze2, whole genome shotgun sequence:
- the LOC120766647 gene encoding corticotropin-releasing factor-binding protein: MKATVFLSLSLIVLSAKAWPMVKKSFDLFANEAFNNIHVISDCMHVTSEPGEYVFKKVPHLVANTKETPLVEAAVEESTSEVCGLYVIGEPDTLVEITMKHYDVNCATGGLMAFVDGWELNGEYFPGIKDHHRELEERVIEFCNNYKQWPRVANKKFFRSSQNAALLQYRIPFRGSFIAHVRFHKITQPCNVLAQDTAAIFNMANFGKQRNCTLSALFPAAVSVASLKIGGKNMRGEKVNYDCGMYEDRLEVGGSSGLDAYAMEKASDVCGYSDQQGPEQAIFCGVTTVRLISTGRYQNHAAVMLRKADETDLDIATLVCAL; this comes from the exons GCTTGGCCAATGGTGAAGAAGTCTTTCGACCTTTTCGCCAATGAAGCTTTCAATAACATTCATGTAATTTCAG ATTGTATGCATGTGACATCCGAACCCGGCGAATATGTCTTTAAAAAGGTACCACATTTGGTGGCCAACACAAAGGAGACACCTTTGGTGGAAGCTGCCGTAGAAGAGTCGACGTCGGAGGTATGCGGGCTCTATGTGATTGGCGAGCCCGATACGCTTGTTGAAATAACAATGAAGCACTACGATGTCAATTGTGCGACCGGCGGTCTAATGGCT TTTGTCGATGGCTGGGAGTTGAATGGTGAATATTTTCCGGGCATTAAGGATCATCATCGCGAGTTAGAAGAGCGTGTCATCGAGTTTTGCAACAATTATAAACAATG GCCACGTGTTGCAAATAAGAAATTCTTCCGCTCGAGTCAAAATGCAGCGCTGCTGCAGTATCGCATACCATTCCGCGGCTCCTTCATTGCACACGTTCGCTTCCACAAGATAACACAGC CTTGCAACGTGCTGGCGCAAGACACGGCCGCCATCTTCAATATGGCTAATTTCGGTAAGCAACGCAATTGCACGCTCTCAGCACTTTTCCCGGCCGCAGTGTCAGTGGCCAGTTTGAAAATCGGCGGCAAGAATATGCGTGGCGAGAAAGTTAATTATGAC TGTGGCATGTATGAGGATCGCTTGGAGGTCGGTGGCTCTTCCGGACTGGACGCGTATGCAATGGAGAAGGCTTCAGATGTTTGCGGCTACTCTGATCAGCAAG GTCCCGAGCAGGCAATCTTCTGCGGTGTAACCACGGTGCGTTTGATCTCCACTGGCCGATATCAGAACCATGCAGCCGTAATGCTACGCAAAGCCGACGAAACCGATCTCGACATCGCCACACTCGTCTGTGCGCTATAA